The genomic segment TGAATTGACTTGTTTTCAGCAGAATATTATGAAACCCACCCGCATTTCCAGTTGTTTGCAAGCTTAGTTTTCTGGCTGAATAGCTATTTAGCAAATATCCGCATAAAATCCCCTCTTCAATTAAGGTGCGATCGCTAGTACGAACCCCCTCATCATCAAAAGGAGCGCTTCCTAAAGCACCTAATAAATGAGGTTTTTCATAAATAGAAATTTTTTTAGCAAAAACGGATTTTCCGATATGATTGACTAAGAAGGAGGCATTGCGATAAAGGTTTCCGCCCGAGATTGCCTCAAGAAAAGTTCTAATTAAGCGGCTGGCAATTTCTGAGTGGAAAATCACGGGTACCTGACAAGTGGAAATTCGTTTTGCGTTAAGGCGTTTAACGGTATTATCTGCGGCTTCGTTGGCCAACGCTTCAATAGATAGTAGTTGATCAGCATTACGATTTATTGTATAGCTACCATCACGCTGCATGCCCGATTTATCTTTTGCTATTAAACTACATGAGATGTTGTGCATGGAGCTAGGATATCCTGCCAAAAATCCATTGCTATTAGCGTAAACATAAATATCCTCTTGCGTTGATAAGCTGACCCCTTCTGAAAAAGCTAATCGTTTATCTTTAGCAAGTGCATAAGCTTCACATTCTTTACCCAATGCAATAGCATTTTGTGGATCGATAGACCAAGGATGATAAAGATCCAAATTAGGCGGTGTTTTTTCTAGAAATTTTGGTTCTGCTAGACCACTAAAAGGGTCTTCAGTAGTAAAACGTGCTATATGAATAGCTGCTTCTAAAGTACTTTTAATAGCTTGAGGACTAAAATCTGAGGTGCTTGCCGAACCTTTTTTTTGGCCAAAATAGACATTTATTCCTAAACTTTTATTCCGATTATGTTCAATTGTTTCAACTTCTTGATTGCGTACAGTCACTGAAAAACCAGTATCATGACTGATACTAGCTTCGGTTTGAGTAGCCCCTTGTTTTTTTGCCATATTCATCAGTTCAGTCAGTAAATTTTTATAATCTGCTTGCTTATTTATTAGCTCTAGCGGATGCTGATGTTCTATTTGCGTAGGCATAAAACCAATTTCTCGATGTTAAAATGTAAGAGAGTATAGCGATGGGCACTAAATTTCGCTAGACTAGCGTGTCTAAGATAAAACAAATAGCAACACAAAGGTTAAACAAATGCATCAGTTTATCGAATTTAGCTTACGACATTGGGAGCTATGGCTAGCTTTTATTGTTATTTTAATTTTATTATTGACCTTTGAGTTGCATGCTAAGCTAACGGGTACACTGCCTCTTAGTGTCCAGGATGCTATTTTTAAAGTTAACCGAGAAGATGCGGTTTTTTTAGATGTTCGCGATGTGCTTAGTTTTAAAAAAGGACACATTGCTGAGTCTATTAATATACCTTTTTCTGAACTCAAAGCTAGGCTAAGCGATCTTGACTCATATCGAGAAAGGCCTATTATCATTAACTATAGCCAGGGGCAATCACACCATAAAATTGGTAGACTATTAAAAAATGCAGGTTTTACAAGATGTTATCACCTCAAGGGTGGAATTATGAGCTGGCAGAATGCAGCGTTGCCTATCATTAAAAGCTAGTTCTTCGATTAATATAAAGCGGGGTTATTATGCAAAAAGTAGTAATATATACCACAGTGGGTTGTCCTTACTGTGCAGATGCTAAAGAATTACTGTCCAAGAAAGGAGTTAAATACGAAGAAATTCATGTTGATAAGGATACCGATAAATTGAAAGAAATGGTGGAATTAAGTAATCGACGTTCTGTACCACAAATATTTATCAATAATAAACCTATCGGGGGATTTGATGATTTATCAAAATTAGCCACCTCTGGTGAATTAGA from the Rickettsiella endosymbiont of Aleochara curtula genome contains:
- a CDS encoding rhodanese-like domain-containing protein → MHQFIEFSLRHWELWLAFIVILILLLTFELHAKLTGTLPLSVQDAIFKVNREDAVFLDVRDVLSFKKGHIAESINIPFSELKARLSDLDSYRERPIIINYSQGQSHHKIGRLLKNAGFTRCYHLKGGIMSWQNAALPIIKS
- the grxC gene encoding glutaredoxin 3, producing MQKVVIYTTVGCPYCADAKELLSKKGVKYEEIHVDKDTDKLKEMVELSNRRSVPQIFINNKPIGGFDDLSKLATSGELDTLLKGE
- the pmbA gene encoding metalloprotease PmbA, producing the protein MPTQIEHQHPLELINKQADYKNLLTELMNMAKKQGATQTEASISHDTGFSVTVRNQEVETIEHNRNKSLGINVYFGQKKGSASTSDFSPQAIKSTLEAAIHIARFTTEDPFSGLAEPKFLEKTPPNLDLYHPWSIDPQNAIALGKECEAYALAKDKRLAFSEGVSLSTQEDIYVYANSNGFLAGYPSSMHNISCSLIAKDKSGMQRDGSYTINRNADQLLSIEALANEAADNTVKRLNAKRISTCQVPVIFHSEIASRLIRTFLEAISGGNLYRNASFLVNHIGKSVFAKKISIYEKPHLLGALGSAPFDDEGVRTSDRTLIEEGILCGYLLNSYSARKLSLQTTGNAGGFHNILLKTSQFNLNDLIKQLGKGLLVTEVMGQGINLVTGDYSRGAAGFWVENGEILYPVEEITIAGNLKDMYQNIVAIGNDINSKSSIQTGSIFLENMMIAGTE